In Paroedura picta isolate Pp20150507F chromosome 1, Ppicta_v3.0, whole genome shotgun sequence, the following are encoded in one genomic region:
- the OVOL1 gene encoding putative transcription factor Ovo-like 1 — protein sequence MPRAFLVKKACVSTGKRNWSELPDEERGEIYVPVSLGGYALWKNLEPSVAEPPSYSMPLDMTIRDSTYMAAQPRCTAQVPNGIPQDREPGFLCPKIKVTQGEGPGEQFCCPVCQKGFSYQRMLNRHLKCHSQVKRHLCSYCNKGFNDTFDLKRHVRTHTGVRPYKCELCDKAFTQRCSLESHLKKIHGVQQSYAYKERRAKLYVCEDCGATADSQEGHMRHLQERHPDSPLLRKASRKSSALLHSTSPPPPSLLQGGLCL from the exons ATGCCCCGCGCTTTCCTAGTGAAAAAGGCGTGCGTTTCCACCGGCAAGAGGAACTGGAGCGAACTTCCCGATGAAGAAAGAGGCGAGATCTACGTCCCAG TCTCACTGGGCGGGTATGCCCTGTGGAAAAATCTGGAGCCTTCTGTGGCCGAACCCCCTTCGTACTCAATGCCCCTGGACATGACAATACGAGACTCCACCTACATGGCAGCACAGCCCCGCTGTACAGCCCAGGTCCCCAATGGGATACCCCAAGACAGAGAGCCTGGATTCTTGTGCCCCAAGATCAAG GTGACCCAGGGTGAAGGGCCAGGCGAGCAGTTCTGCTGCCCCGTTTGCCAGAAGGGGTTCTCCTATCAGCGAATGTTGAACCGCCATTTGAAGTGTCACAGCCAGGTGAAGAGGCACCTCTGCTCCTATTGCAACAAAGGGTTCAACGACACTTTTGACCTCAAGCGCCATGTCCGGACACATACAG GTGTGCGCCCTTACAAGTGTGAGCTCTGCGACAAGGCCTTCACCCAGCGCTGCTCCCTTGAGTCTCACCTGAAGAAGATCCACGGGGTGCAGCAAAGTTACGCCTACAAGGAGCGCCGTGCCAAGCTGTACGTGTGCGAGGATTGCGGCGCCACGGCCGACAGCCAGGAGGGTCACATGCGACACCTGCAGGAGCGACATCCCGACAGTCCTCTGCTGCGCAAGGCTTCGCGCAAATCCTCGGCCCTGCTCCACAGCACcagcccaccaccaccttctctgCTGCAGGGCGGCCTGTGCCTTTGA